One window of Atribacter laminatus genomic DNA carries:
- the thrB gene encoding homoserine kinase has product MIEVSIPATTANLGCGFDVLGMALDIFYTVRVQTIKENQYIIRNRGEGERYLPEDERNLFFRTIKKISKWKNFPELGLEVEAFNQIPVSRGLGSSAACISAAVATVNELNGRALSIEEMIHFAAQIEGHPDNVIPAMVGGLTVAMKNGEQIHYQKFPFFDNIHLVACIPEYTLSTEEMRRILPSDYSREDVIFNLSRIAYLVGSIFRQDREGFFTALDDAIHQPFRGQKIPGFFEVRGYLREKGMGEAVISGSGSTVLLMLRDPITTSGKEKISELFAQKGTKDLIIKNVNWQNQGIRVKQL; this is encoded by the coding sequence ATGATTGAAGTCAGCATACCGGCAACCACTGCCAATTTGGGATGCGGGTTTGATGTATTGGGGATGGCTTTGGATATTTTTTATACCGTTCGTGTTCAAACTATAAAAGAGAACCAATATATTATTCGAAATCGTGGGGAAGGAGAACGCTATCTCCCTGAAGATGAACGGAATCTCTTTTTTAGAACTATAAAAAAAATTTCAAAATGGAAGAATTTTCCCGAGCTGGGATTGGAGGTTGAAGCTTTCAATCAGATTCCAGTCAGCCGGGGATTGGGAAGCAGTGCGGCTTGTATTTCCGCGGCGGTAGCTACCGTAAATGAGTTGAACGGAAGAGCACTGTCGATTGAGGAAATGATTCATTTCGCCGCCCAAATCGAAGGACATCCCGATAATGTCATTCCCGCCATGGTTGGTGGTTTGACGGTTGCCATGAAAAACGGTGAACAAATACACTATCAAAAATTTCCATTTTTTGATAATATTCATCTCGTTGCCTGTATTCCAGAATATACCCTCTCTACTGAAGAAATGAGAAGGATTCTACCATCTGACTATTCACGGGAAGATGTTATATTTAATTTATCCCGAATTGCCTATTTGGTGGGGAGTATTTTTCGTCAAGACCGGGAAGGTTTTTTTACGGCCCTGGATGACGCTATTCATCAGCCTTTTCGAGGGCAAAAAATACCCGGTTTTTTTGAGGTTCGTGGATACTTACGTGAGAAGGGGATGGGAGAGGCAGTTATAAGTGGCTCGGGCTCGACGGTTCTTTTAATGCTTCGGGATCCGATCACAACCTCTGGCAAGGAAAAGATCAGTGAACTGTTTGCTCAAAAGGGCACCAAAGATCTGATTATAAAAAATGTAAATTGGCAGAATCAAGGAATTCGAGTGAAACAATTATGA